From Humisphaera borealis, the proteins below share one genomic window:
- a CDS encoding TFIIB-type zinc ribbon-containing protein — protein sequence MNCPQCQTSLVMSERQGVEIDYCPQCRGVWLDRGELDKIIERSSMSDDDDDREIRQHRVSPYDGDRKGADYERYPRKKKSFWSELFD from the coding sequence GTGAACTGCCCCCAATGCCAAACTTCTCTGGTCATGTCCGAACGCCAGGGTGTCGAGATCGACTACTGCCCACAATGCCGAGGCGTCTGGCTCGACCGCGGAGAACTGGACAAGATCATCGAGCGCTCATCGATGTCGGACGATGACGACGACCGTGAGATCCGTCAGCACCGCGTAAGCCCCTACGACGGCGACCGAAAAGGCGCGGACTATGAACGGTACCCCCGGAAGAAGAAGTCGTTCTGGAGCGAACTGTTCGATTGA
- a CDS encoding prepilin-type N-terminal cleavage/methylation domain-containing protein, translated as MLTRLRRGFTLVELLIVVVVLAGVIALLLPALSKARKSAVASRMMSEYDQRQGAAAPSRSPAAAGSDQSQAGEGLRQPAAANISSFEADITLTPRLSVGTAEPESIYEAKFAAKLKAVAPASGNGNVGNAGKDSVYARIALPLPPEIISLADLSIIVDGQPSDSDDMGMGQQELIWMGKLSQTIPSTIDITYAAVGRGLYALQTPPGKIVDQFKITLTAAGSDVRMLDLSMQPTELKRESGQTIYTWNYKKLMFGRPIALDVLGIAPIDRLGELTWLGPLSLIAFGLVIGLVAYSAGAVTFDRWVLLLVLGTFAGAYPLMYFAQEFISLPAAIATAGGIVVLIIGLRAITIMGFKLGFAGVMVPAALIMTVTIAAALRPSLQGILLTGSALALFVLGMMLAPKLKWPVTQPPLPVQAA; from the coding sequence ATGCTCACACGTCTCCGTCGCGGCTTCACACTTGTCGAACTTCTGATCGTTGTGGTAGTCCTGGCGGGCGTCATCGCGTTGCTGCTGCCGGCGCTGAGTAAGGCTCGGAAGTCGGCGGTAGCGTCGAGAATGATGAGCGAGTACGACCAGCGGCAGGGGGCCGCTGCTCCATCACGGTCTCCAGCAGCGGCCGGGAGCGACCAATCACAGGCCGGCGAGGGACTGCGGCAACCGGCCGCTGCTAACATTTCCAGCTTCGAAGCCGACATTACGCTCACGCCACGCCTTTCGGTCGGGACCGCAGAGCCGGAATCGATCTACGAAGCGAAGTTCGCCGCGAAGCTTAAAGCCGTCGCACCGGCATCGGGCAACGGCAACGTCGGCAACGCGGGCAAAGACAGCGTATACGCCAGGATCGCACTGCCGCTTCCGCCGGAGATCATCTCGCTTGCCGACCTGAGCATCATCGTCGACGGCCAACCGAGCGACAGCGACGACATGGGGATGGGTCAGCAGGAGTTGATATGGATGGGAAAATTGTCGCAAACAATCCCTTCAACGATCGACATCACCTACGCCGCCGTCGGCCGCGGGCTTTACGCGTTGCAGACGCCACCGGGAAAGATCGTCGATCAGTTTAAAATCACCCTGACCGCCGCCGGGTCAGACGTGCGCATGCTCGATCTGTCGATGCAGCCCACCGAGCTCAAGCGGGAAAGCGGTCAGACGATCTACACCTGGAACTACAAGAAACTGATGTTCGGCCGGCCGATCGCACTCGACGTCTTGGGCATCGCGCCGATCGACCGTCTGGGGGAACTGACCTGGCTCGGGCCCTTGAGCCTGATCGCGTTCGGCCTGGTCATCGGTCTGGTGGCTTATTCGGCGGGCGCGGTGACGTTCGACCGCTGGGTGCTGCTACTGGTCCTCGGCACCTTCGCCGGCGCCTATCCGCTGATGTACTTCGCGCAGGAGTTCATCAGCCTGCCGGCGGCGATCGCGACGGCGGGGGGCATCGTCGTCCTTATCATCGGCTTGCGGGCGATCACGATCATGGGCTTCAAGCTCGGCTTCGCCGGCGTGATGGTCCCGGCCGCCCTGATTATGACCGTCACAATCGCCGCGGCGTTGCGGCCGTCGTTGCAGGGAATCCTGCTCACAGGCAGCGCGTTGGCGCTATTCGTGCTGGGCATGATGCTCGCCCCGAAACTGAAGTGGCCCGTCACGCAGCCGCCGCTCCCCGTGCAGGCAGCATGA
- a CDS encoding site-2 protease family protein — protein MSGAFRIARFFGIDLRVHWSFFFIVLLVGMQGASHGAMGILFTVTLVALLFLCVTLHEFGHALVAQRFGIPVREIVLLPIGGVAVMGRMPEKPRQELLIAIAGPLVNVAILAVLVPVWFVLGGFETSAAVGQILESTRGIRIDASSLRAAAFAMLGFVIGANVMLIAFNMIPAFPLDGGRVFRSILAMRMPHAKATRIAATVGQAAAIVLALVGLSTGQWMLAVIAFFIFMGAGAESAAAQTGTVLATRRVGDAYNKTAITLTLEHRMSHVIEHIMTSYQPDFAVLNRGRLAGVITREDVLKWLAETPSLYDVYVTEAMREEQAVVRVQATMTLDEVTKVMEERQTRVVAVFEGEMYLGLVSAEDIAEAQAVLTFLNRRLAEGAPPPRTAWPMPMREAPRV, from the coding sequence ATGAGTGGCGCGTTTCGAATCGCACGTTTCTTCGGCATCGACCTGCGGGTGCACTGGTCGTTCTTCTTTATCGTCCTGCTCGTCGGCATGCAGGGTGCCAGCCATGGTGCGATGGGCATCCTGTTTACAGTCACGCTGGTGGCGCTGCTGTTCCTGTGCGTGACGCTGCACGAGTTCGGTCATGCGCTGGTGGCCCAGCGATTCGGCATCCCGGTGCGGGAGATCGTTCTGCTGCCGATCGGCGGCGTTGCGGTGATGGGCAGGATGCCCGAGAAGCCGCGGCAGGAACTGCTGATCGCGATCGCCGGGCCGCTGGTGAACGTCGCCATCCTGGCCGTACTGGTTCCGGTCTGGTTTGTGCTCGGCGGCTTTGAGACGTCGGCGGCGGTCGGTCAGATTCTTGAAAGCACTCGCGGAATTCGGATCGACGCCTCGAGCCTGCGCGCCGCGGCGTTCGCGATGCTGGGATTCGTGATCGGTGCGAACGTCATGCTGATCGCGTTCAACATGATTCCCGCGTTCCCGCTCGATGGCGGCCGGGTGTTCCGGTCGATCCTGGCGATGCGCATGCCGCACGCTAAGGCCACCCGCATCGCCGCGACCGTCGGTCAGGCGGCGGCGATCGTGCTGGCGCTCGTGGGCCTATCCACCGGGCAATGGATGCTCGCGGTCATCGCGTTCTTCATCTTCATGGGCGCGGGCGCCGAATCCGCCGCCGCCCAGACCGGCACCGTGCTAGCGACCCGTCGAGTGGGAGATGCCTACAACAAGACGGCGATCACGCTGACGCTGGAACACCGGATGAGCCATGTCATCGAGCACATCATGACCAGCTATCAGCCCGACTTTGCCGTCCTGAACCGCGGCCGGCTGGCCGGGGTGATCACGCGAGAAGACGTCCTGAAGTGGCTCGCCGAAACGCCCAGCCTGTACGACGTCTACGTCACCGAGGCGATGCGCGAGGAGCAGGCGGTCGTCCGCGTGCAGGCGACGATGACGCTGGACGAGGTCACTAAAGTGATGGAAGAGCGGCAGACACGGGTCGTCGCGGTGTTTGAAGGCGAGATGTACCTGGGATTGGTCAGCGCCGAAGATATCGCCGAGGCGCAGGCGGTGCTGACGTTCCTGAACCGCCGGCTCGCCGAAGGCGCCCCGCCGCCCCGGACGGCCTGGCCGATGCCGATGCGGGAAGCGCCGCGGGTGTGA
- a CDS encoding DUF4303 domain-containing protein, translating to MKDRSSIRTHLAEQVAREVADAFERFALARKGETITALALCSVDDAVPPYGMGGTLSNIGPITGKQSTWHADPADWSWADPVRCYDFEEIIGEILDDNNRPFEERAEDIFEGMVGGLKRFDGSGKFRGTLPREQMLLMLWIHDPLPINSARVMRWVAQLNPPAVSQWFNAVYPYRN from the coding sequence ATGAAAGACCGGTCTTCCATCCGGACCCATCTCGCCGAACAAGTAGCCCGCGAGGTTGCCGATGCCTTTGAACGCTTCGCCTTGGCGCGCAAAGGCGAGACGATCACCGCACTGGCATTGTGCTCCGTAGATGACGCGGTGCCGCCTTATGGTATGGGCGGAACGCTCTCAAACATCGGTCCGATCACCGGCAAGCAGAGTACATGGCATGCCGACCCCGCCGACTGGTCTTGGGCTGACCCCGTCCGATGCTACGATTTCGAAGAGATCATTGGCGAAATTCTGGACGACAATAACAGGCCGTTTGAAGAACGCGCCGAGGACATCTTTGAAGGAATGGTCGGCGGGCTCAAGAGGTTCGATGGCAGCGGGAAATTCAGGGGGACATTGCCACGTGAACAGATGCTTTTGATGCTCTGGATCCACGACCCTTTGCCAATCAATTCAGCCAGGGTGATGAGGTGGGTGGCCCAGTTGAATCCGCCAGCCGTGTCGCAGTGGTTCAACGCAGTCTATCCGTACCGAAATTAG
- a CDS encoding TerC family protein — MLYLWIGFIAAVLVLVALDLFVFHRKDEVMSIRSALKWSAFWIALALVFNVAIYFMYAGHWLGLGQIKTTLHPNGLNGFEAAALFFTGYVVEQSLSVDNLFVMAVIFGYFAIPPKYQHRVLFWGIIGVLLMRGAMIGIGAALISKFSWILYVFGVFLLYTAYKMLFGGGESDPQNSAILRFARRFFPVTHEFHGHRFAVRESELGAAEDIDEPEDAKTPPAAAGPSDAAPTTAVHHHAKPGSNRWVLTPLALALVVIETTDLIFAVDSIPAIFGITDDPFLVFTSNVFAVLGLRSLFFALAGILEKFEYLKVSLAAVLALVGVKMLANKWLHDIPGINFYMLGLVAVFLTAGIVASIRSDRRKQANASKNPDMSSHPAPASPVKTDPPT, encoded by the coding sequence ATGCTCTATCTCTGGATCGGATTCATCGCCGCCGTCCTCGTCCTGGTGGCGCTCGACCTGTTCGTGTTCCACCGCAAAGACGAGGTGATGAGCATCCGGTCGGCTCTCAAATGGTCGGCGTTCTGGATCGCGCTGGCGCTGGTGTTCAACGTCGCGATCTACTTCATGTACGCCGGCCACTGGCTCGGGCTGGGGCAGATCAAAACCACGCTGCACCCCAACGGCCTGAACGGGTTTGAGGCGGCGGCGTTGTTTTTCACCGGCTACGTCGTCGAGCAATCCCTCAGCGTCGATAACCTGTTCGTGATGGCCGTCATCTTCGGCTACTTCGCGATTCCGCCGAAGTACCAGCACAGGGTGCTCTTCTGGGGCATCATCGGCGTGCTGCTGATGCGCGGCGCGATGATCGGTATCGGCGCGGCACTGATCTCGAAGTTCTCCTGGATCCTGTACGTATTCGGCGTGTTCCTGCTGTATACGGCGTACAAGATGCTGTTCGGCGGGGGTGAATCCGATCCACAGAACAGCGCGATCCTGCGCTTCGCCCGCCGCTTCTTCCCTGTCACGCACGAGTTTCATGGTCATCGCTTTGCGGTGCGCGAATCGGAATTGGGCGCGGCCGAGGACATCGACGAGCCCGAGGATGCCAAGACGCCACCCGCTGCTGCCGGACCGTCCGACGCCGCACCCACCACCGCGGTGCACCATCACGCCAAGCCAGGCTCCAACCGATGGGTGCTGACACCTTTGGCACTTGCGCTCGTGGTGATCGAGACGACCGACCTCATCTTCGCCGTCGATTCGATTCCCGCCATCTTTGGTATCACCGACGACCCGTTCCTGGTTTTTACCAGTAACGTGTTTGCAGTCCTGGGGTTACGGAGCCTATTCTTTGCATTGGCCGGCATCCTGGAGAAGTTCGAGTATCTCAAGGTCTCGCTTGCGGCCGTGCTGGCACTGGTGGGCGTCAAAATGCTTGCCAACAAGTGGCTGCACGACATTCCGGGGATCAACTTCTACATGCTGGGGCTGGTCGCGGTCTTCCTGACGGCAGGAATCGTCGCATCCATCAGGAGCGACAGGCGAAAACAGGCCAACGCATCGAAGAATCCGGATATGTCATCCCATCCTGCGCCGGCTTCGCCGGTGAAAACCGACCCTCCGACCTGA